A window of Christiangramia forsetii KT0803 contains these coding sequences:
- the rodA gene encoding rod shape-determining protein RodA — MSKSSAAGFDWISIFIYLILICFGWANIYSASLGSNTGSFFDLSQPYGKQALFIGLSIFLVIIVLSIEAKFYQRFSSIIYLVSLLSLAGLFVFGKTISGATSWYSFGSFGIQPSEFAKFATALALGKYLSDIQTNIRRLSHQVKAFIIIAIPALLIIPQPDPGSALVYAAFFFPLYREGLSGFYLVTGLSAIAVFILTLLIGPLWVSAGVIFIALLLFFRKRKKRPGRVLITLFVIISIALSFSVNYIFENVFEQRHRDRFNIVLGKEVDSRGIGYNTNQSEIAIGSGGWLGKGWTEGTQTKGHFVPEQHTDYIFSTVGEEWGFLGSALVVILFVLLLLRLLVLAERQRNQFYRIYGYSVIGILFIHFLVNIGMVIGVFPTVGIPLPFFSYGGSGLWGFTILLFIFIKLDSDRLSY, encoded by the coding sequence ATGAGTAAAAGCAGCGCAGCAGGATTTGACTGGATAAGCATCTTTATATATTTAATTTTAATCTGCTTTGGTTGGGCCAATATTTACTCTGCATCTCTAGGCAGCAACACCGGTTCTTTTTTTGATCTAAGTCAGCCCTATGGTAAACAGGCCCTCTTTATAGGTTTAAGTATATTTCTAGTCATTATTGTACTTTCTATAGAAGCTAAATTTTACCAGCGTTTTTCAAGTATTATTTATCTTGTATCCCTGCTGTCTCTAGCAGGATTATTTGTTTTTGGAAAAACGATTTCAGGAGCTACTTCCTGGTATTCCTTTGGAAGCTTTGGAATACAACCATCTGAATTTGCCAAATTTGCTACTGCATTAGCTTTAGGAAAATATCTAAGCGATATTCAAACAAATATCAGGCGGCTTAGCCATCAGGTGAAGGCATTTATAATTATTGCGATTCCTGCTTTATTAATAATTCCGCAACCGGATCCTGGAAGTGCCCTTGTTTACGCAGCATTCTTTTTCCCGCTTTACAGAGAAGGTTTATCTGGCTTTTATTTGGTGACGGGACTCTCTGCTATTGCTGTATTCATTTTAACCCTACTTATCGGGCCTTTATGGGTTAGCGCAGGGGTGATTTTTATCGCCCTGCTTCTATTCTTCAGGAAACGAAAAAAACGTCCCGGAAGAGTATTAATTACGCTCTTTGTAATAATCTCTATTGCCTTGAGCTTTTCAGTTAATTATATCTTCGAAAATGTTTTTGAGCAGCGACATAGAGATCGATTCAATATTGTACTGGGAAAAGAAGTAGATTCCCGGGGTATTGGGTATAATACCAATCAAAGTGAAATTGCTATAGGTAGTGGTGGATGGCTTGGGAAAGGCTGGACTGAAGGAACACAAACAAAAGGTCATTTTGTTCCTGAACAGCATACTGACTATATTTTTAGCACTGTTGGTGAAGAATGGGGATTTTTAGGGAGTGCTTTGGTAGTGATCTTATTTGTACTTCTGCTTCTACGACTTCTTGTTCTTGCGGAAAGACAACGAAATCAGTTTTACAGGATCTATGGATATTCTGTAATAGGAATACTCTTTATACATTTTCTCGTAAATATCGGGATGGTAATTGGCGTATTCCCAACCGTTGGAATCCCTCTACCTTTTTTTAGTTATGGAGGTTCCGGACTCTGGGGTTTCACGATACTGCTATTTATCTTTATTAAGTTAGATTCTGACAGGCTTTCTTACTGA
- a CDS encoding carboxy terminal-processing peptidase, which produces MKRNFKIIAVVLLMAAASCSFTTKKFEDPNKDKLLIDLITYVLSQGHYDAKDINDGFSANVYVDYLEGLDPSKRFFYKKDIEEFDAFKEKLDDQIKSKNIDFFNLTYGRLGERMEEARSLYKEILSEPFDFTESENINTAYDSLEYASSKEEMRKRWKEQLKFNALITYYDLKQDEKNQKEEDDSYVMKTDAELEKEARETTLSNIDRYYDFTDDLEREDYFSVYINAIVEEFDPHTFYFAPQEKDRFDIAMSGKLEGIGARLMKDSDNITITEVISGGPAWLSEEIAEGDVILKVKQEDEKEAVSIVGMRLDDAVDLIKGPKDTKVILTVRKKVMGNIEEVTLVRDVIEIEETYAKTSMVEKENRKFGVINLPKFYFDMEDYENRNAASDIKEDIINLKKEGMEGLVLDLRNNGGGSLKTVVDIAGMFIEKGPIVQVKSNGARKEVLKDEDPQVLWDGPLVILVNELSASASEILAAAMQDYKRAIIIGSKQTYGKGTVQNVIDLNRWLRNNDMGDMGALKITTQKFYRVNGGSTQLEGVKSDVVVPDRYSFVDIGEKDQENPLPWDKIDAADFDIWNGYVGYDEAIDASKKRMDSNTQLKLIEENAKWVKTQSEDRSYSLNYTDYADEAEKNKEMAKQFDAIKDYKTNLTYNSLPYEEKLFTTDTILKEKRQRWHENLSKDVYIEEAINVLSDMKMNNITRNKLADVNRKKKVKN; this is translated from the coding sequence ATGAAAAGGAATTTTAAAATTATAGCAGTCGTTCTCTTAATGGCTGCCGCTTCTTGTAGTTTTACTACCAAGAAGTTTGAAGACCCTAATAAGGATAAACTACTTATAGACTTAATTACATATGTACTTAGTCAGGGGCATTATGATGCAAAAGATATAAATGACGGTTTTTCAGCCAATGTATATGTAGATTATTTAGAAGGACTTGATCCTTCTAAGCGTTTTTTCTATAAAAAAGACATTGAAGAATTTGATGCTTTTAAAGAAAAACTGGATGATCAGATAAAAAGTAAGAATATCGATTTCTTCAACCTTACTTATGGTCGATTGGGAGAGCGAATGGAAGAGGCAAGATCTCTGTACAAAGAAATTCTTTCAGAACCCTTTGACTTTACAGAAAGCGAGAATATAAACACAGCTTACGATAGTTTGGAATATGCTTCTTCAAAAGAAGAAATGAGAAAGAGATGGAAAGAGCAATTAAAGTTCAATGCATTAATTACTTATTACGATCTAAAACAGGATGAGAAAAATCAAAAAGAAGAAGATGACTCTTATGTAATGAAGACTGATGCTGAACTTGAAAAAGAAGCGAGAGAAACTACACTTTCTAATATAGACAGGTATTACGATTTTACTGATGATCTTGAAAGAGAAGATTATTTTTCAGTATATATTAACGCTATTGTAGAGGAATTTGATCCTCATACATTTTATTTCGCACCTCAGGAAAAGGATAGGTTTGATATCGCCATGTCAGGTAAACTTGAAGGAATTGGTGCGCGTTTAATGAAGGATAGTGATAATATTACTATTACTGAAGTTATTTCCGGAGGGCCTGCCTGGTTAAGTGAGGAGATTGCTGAAGGTGATGTGATCCTTAAGGTTAAGCAGGAAGATGAGAAAGAAGCTGTAAGTATTGTTGGAATGAGACTAGACGATGCGGTAGACCTTATTAAGGGTCCAAAGGATACTAAGGTCATACTTACTGTTCGTAAAAAAGTTATGGGCAATATTGAAGAGGTGACTTTAGTTCGTGATGTGATTGAGATTGAAGAAACCTATGCGAAAACTTCAATGGTAGAGAAAGAGAATAGAAAATTTGGGGTGATAAATTTACCTAAATTCTATTTTGATATGGAAGATTACGAAAACCGAAATGCCGCTTCAGACATTAAGGAAGATATTATCAATTTGAAAAAAGAAGGAATGGAAGGTCTGGTATTAGACCTTAGAAATAATGGTGGAGGTTCACTAAAAACTGTGGTGGATATCGCAGGAATGTTTATTGAAAAAGGTCCTATAGTTCAGGTGAAATCAAATGGAGCTCGTAAAGAAGTACTAAAAGATGAAGATCCGCAAGTACTCTGGGATGGCCCGCTGGTAATCCTTGTAAACGAATTATCTGCTTCGGCTTCTGAAATTCTAGCCGCTGCCATGCAGGATTATAAAAGAGCTATAATTATAGGAAGTAAGCAAACATATGGTAAGGGAACTGTTCAAAATGTAATAGATCTTAACAGGTGGCTTCGAAATAATGATATGGGAGACATGGGAGCTCTTAAGATCACTACCCAGAAGTTTTACCGTGTAAATGGTGGTTCAACCCAGCTTGAAGGGGTGAAGAGTGACGTAGTGGTTCCAGACAGATATAGTTTTGTTGATATTGGAGAAAAAGATCAGGAAAATCCACTTCCCTGGGATAAGATCGATGCTGCAGATTTCGATATCTGGAATGGATATGTTGGATATGACGAAGCTATAGATGCCAGCAAAAAGAGAATGGATTCAAATACTCAGCTTAAGTTAATTGAAGAAAATGCCAAATGGGTAAAAACTCAGAGTGAAGACAGGAGCTATTCTTTAAATTATACAGATTATGCTGATGAAGCTGAAAAAAATAAGGAAATGGCCAAGCAGTTTGATGCCATTAAGGATTATAAAACCAATCTAACTTATAATTCATTGCCTTATGAAGAAAAACTCTTTACAACAGATACTATCCTAAAGGAAAAGAGACAGAGATGGCATGAAAACCTGAGTAAGGATGTATATATTGAAGAAGCTATCAATGTTCTTTCAGATATGAAAATGAATAACATTACTAGAAATAAGCTTGCTGATGTTAATAGAAAAAAGAAAGTGAAGAATTAA
- the surE gene encoding 5'/3'-nucleotidase SurE, which translates to MNKKKPLILVTNDDGITAPGIRTLVEVMKELGDVIVVAPDSPQSGMGHAITISDTLFCEQVTIKESYKHKEYSCSGTPADCVKIATQEILHRKPDLCVSGINHGSNSSINVIYSGTMSAAVEAGIEGIPAIGFSLLDYSLNADFEPTRKFIKTITKNVLKNGLPIGVVLNVNIPKLKEAEIKGIKVCRQANAHWEEEFDKRTNPQGREYYWLTGKFVNKDEGKDTDEKALEEGYVSVVPVQFDLTAHHFIKDLSSWSLND; encoded by the coding sequence ATGAACAAGAAAAAACCGCTTATTCTGGTAACCAATGATGATGGTATTACTGCCCCCGGAATAAGAACTCTCGTAGAAGTAATGAAAGAACTGGGAGATGTGATCGTGGTTGCCCCAGATAGTCCTCAAAGCGGCATGGGTCACGCGATAACAATTAGTGATACCCTATTTTGCGAACAGGTTACCATTAAAGAATCTTATAAACATAAAGAATACAGCTGTTCGGGAACACCGGCAGATTGTGTGAAAATTGCCACCCAAGAGATCCTTCATAGAAAACCAGATCTTTGTGTTAGCGGAATTAATCATGGCTCCAACTCATCGATTAATGTAATCTATTCCGGAACCATGAGTGCGGCAGTAGAAGCTGGAATTGAAGGTATTCCGGCAATTGGTTTTTCCCTGCTTGATTATTCTTTAAATGCAGATTTTGAACCTACACGAAAATTTATAAAAACCATTACAAAAAATGTTCTGAAAAATGGCCTGCCTATAGGTGTTGTGCTGAATGTAAATATTCCGAAACTGAAGGAAGCAGAAATAAAAGGTATTAAAGTCTGTAGACAGGCGAATGCTCACTGGGAAGAGGAATTCGACAAAAGAACGAATCCGCAGGGGCGAGAATATTACTGGCTTACCGGAAAATTTGTAAATAAAGATGAAGGTAAAGATACTGATGAAAAGGCACTGGAAGAAGGCTATGTTTCTGTAGTCCCGGTGCAGTTTGATCTTACCGCCCACCATTTTATAAAAGATTTAAGCAGTTGGTCACTCAATGATTAA
- the lpxB gene encoding lipid-A-disaccharide synthase yields the protein MKYYIIAGEASGDLHASNLMKALKEVDTDANFRFWGGDLMENQGGKLVKHYKELAFMGFSEVIMNLRTIFRNIKFCKQDIESYNPDVIIFVDYPGFNMRIAEWAKKKGYRTSYYISPQIWAWKENRIKKIKRDVDEMYVILPFEKDFYTEKHNFPVHFVGHPLLDAIDNRPLVDIKLFKKNNGLDNRPIIALLPGSRKQEIEKMLNVMLSITSEFKDYQFVIAGAPSQDKEFYRGFIKKSNISIIKNKTYDVLSISHAALVTSGTATLETALFKVPEVVCYKGSYISYHIAKRIINLDYISLVNLIMDREVVTELIQNEFNTKNLKTELTKILNEENRKRIFEDYFELEQKLGGKGASKKTAELIYNNIK from the coding sequence ATGAAATACTACATCATTGCAGGCGAAGCTTCCGGAGACCTCCATGCTTCTAATTTAATGAAAGCTTTAAAAGAGGTTGACACAGATGCCAATTTTCGATTCTGGGGTGGGGACCTCATGGAAAATCAGGGAGGAAAGCTTGTTAAGCACTACAAGGAATTAGCCTTTATGGGCTTTTCTGAAGTGATCATGAACCTGAGAACTATTTTTAGAAATATTAAATTTTGCAAGCAGGATATAGAATCCTACAATCCCGATGTGATCATTTTTGTAGATTATCCCGGTTTCAATATGAGAATCGCGGAATGGGCTAAGAAAAAAGGATATCGAACCAGCTATTATATCTCTCCGCAAATTTGGGCCTGGAAAGAAAACAGGATCAAAAAGATAAAACGGGATGTGGATGAAATGTACGTGATCCTTCCGTTTGAAAAAGATTTCTATACTGAAAAGCACAATTTTCCGGTACATTTTGTAGGACATCCCTTGTTGGATGCTATAGACAACAGACCTCTTGTGGATATTAAATTATTCAAAAAGAACAATGGTTTAGATAACCGACCAATTATCGCATTACTCCCGGGCAGTAGAAAACAAGAAATAGAAAAAATGCTGAACGTGATGCTTAGTATTACTTCAGAGTTTAAAGATTATCAGTTCGTTATTGCGGGTGCACCGAGCCAGGATAAAGAATTTTACCGGGGTTTTATTAAAAAATCCAATATCAGTATTATTAAGAATAAGACTTATGATGTACTAAGTATCTCCCATGCGGCGTTGGTTACTTCGGGAACCGCTACTCTGGAAACTGCACTTTTTAAAGTTCCGGAAGTTGTATGCTACAAAGGAAGTTATATATCCTATCATATTGCAAAAAGGATCATTAACCTGGATTATATTTCCCTCGTAAATTTGATCATGGACAGAGAAGTTGTAACAGAATTAATTCAAAATGAATTCAATACAAAGAATTTAAAAACTGAACTTACTAAAATTCTCAATGAAGAAAATCGCAAAAGGATTTTTGAAGATTACTTTGAGCTTGAGCAAAAGCTAGGTGGGAAAGGTGCCAGTAAAAAAACTGCTGAATTGATTTATAATAATATCAAATGA
- a CDS encoding C40 family peptidase, with product MRGLFLKSTVLIFSVFLLASCGSSRSRVVTTKKEANRSEKATQVYDRNPSAEPEDKTAFKVIRTAKKFEGTKYKYGGTDKKGMDCSGLIYVSFLEEGISMPRTSRAMSLEGKRLYLKEVSVGDLLFFETNKNRKVINHVGLVVEVANNEIYFIHSSTSRGVIISSLSESYWYNNFVMARRVI from the coding sequence ATGAGAGGACTTTTTCTAAAATCGACAGTTTTAATTTTTAGTGTTTTCCTGCTTGCTTCCTGTGGTTCTTCCAGGTCAAGGGTTGTAACCACTAAAAAAGAGGCTAATAGATCTGAAAAAGCCACCCAAGTCTATGATCGTAATCCTTCGGCAGAACCCGAGGATAAAACAGCCTTTAAAGTGATTCGCACTGCTAAGAAATTTGAAGGTACCAAGTACAAATATGGCGGCACCGATAAAAAGGGAATGGATTGCTCCGGGTTGATTTACGTTTCTTTTCTCGAAGAAGGTATTTCCATGCCTCGTACTTCCCGGGCCATGTCATTAGAAGGCAAGCGATTGTATTTAAAGGAAGTGAGCGTTGGAGATCTTCTTTTCTTTGAAACCAATAAGAACCGAAAAGTAATTAACCACGTCGGTCTTGTGGTAGAAGTAGCTAATAACGAAATCTATTTTATCCACTCCTCTACTTCCAGAGGCGTTATTATTTCCTCATTATCAGAATCTTACTGGTATAATAATTTTGTAATGGCGCGCAGAGTGATTTAA
- a CDS encoding ComEC/Rec2 family competence protein, with the protein MKDFRFIFLRLSFYLILGILTAFYFSVNVETLLIAGGLILSLFILAYFRARSKFFPDAFFGIASFLLIFSLGFSTAYLNIPKNQKDHFINQDIEKNRQTILLASISEELKPTAFSQKFILETENLIFGKENLKVKGKILLNLKADSSNISVLKPGMQVLVPWIPEEIKPPLNPFQFSYRDYMNRLQVERQINTDMSKIGIRSTEENNLQSYSWKLRERLISDLKEHEFGKDELAVFQALILGQRREISNDLYKNYAAAGAIHILAISGLHIGILLFILNFLLGGLNRFKYGRLIRVILLIALLWSFAILTGLSPSVVRAVSMFSFIAVGLQIKRKTSVMNSLFLSLFILLLINPYYLFQIGFQLSYLAVFSIIVFQPLIYGLFKPNLKVINYLWQLSSVSIAAQIGVIPLSLYYFHQFPGLFLISNLVILPFLGIILAIGIIVIILASVNLLPAFLTKSFDFILSLQNQFIEHIAGIESMIFSNTDISLAQTLSIYLILLGLLFIIRKVTYTRVCFVLVGIFVFQASTFYYQRTIPVNEAIIFHRSTKSVIGTKRNENLNIYSNEDSKNTFLKEYIRERNIQNTKFKEVPEIIDLSNKLTLIVDTIRNYNLKNFHPEILILRNSPKVNLERLINKFSPEQVVADGSNYYYLVKLWRETAKYKKIPFHYTGEKGAYFITKD; encoded by the coding sequence TTGAAGGATTTCCGTTTTATATTTCTACGACTATCTTTTTATCTAATCTTAGGAATACTTACGGCATTTTATTTTTCAGTAAATGTCGAGACTCTTTTAATTGCTGGCGGACTCATTCTCAGTCTGTTTATTTTGGCCTATTTCAGAGCCAGAAGCAAATTTTTTCCTGATGCATTCTTCGGAATTGCATCCTTTCTTCTGATATTTTCCCTGGGTTTTTCTACCGCCTATTTAAATATTCCGAAAAATCAGAAAGATCATTTTATAAATCAGGATATTGAAAAGAACCGGCAAACAATTCTCCTCGCCAGTATTTCAGAAGAATTAAAACCAACGGCATTTTCCCAGAAGTTTATACTGGAAACCGAAAATTTAATCTTCGGAAAAGAAAACCTTAAGGTTAAAGGAAAAATATTACTAAATCTAAAAGCCGATTCTTCGAATATTTCAGTTTTAAAGCCAGGAATGCAGGTTTTGGTTCCGTGGATTCCAGAAGAGATAAAGCCTCCTTTAAATCCTTTTCAATTTAGTTATAGAGACTATATGAATCGACTGCAGGTAGAACGACAAATCAATACCGATATGTCAAAAATTGGCATTAGAAGTACTGAAGAAAATAACCTTCAATCCTATTCCTGGAAATTGAGGGAACGACTCATTTCAGATTTAAAAGAGCATGAATTTGGCAAAGATGAACTGGCAGTTTTTCAGGCTTTGATCCTTGGACAAAGAAGAGAGATAAGTAATGATCTTTACAAAAATTACGCTGCTGCCGGAGCCATTCATATCCTGGCAATCTCCGGTCTTCATATAGGGATATTATTATTTATTCTAAATTTTCTCCTTGGAGGTCTAAATAGGTTTAAATATGGAAGACTAATCAGAGTTATTTTATTGATCGCTTTGCTATGGAGTTTTGCAATTTTAACTGGTTTAAGCCCATCGGTAGTTAGAGCGGTAAGCATGTTTTCATTTATAGCCGTGGGCCTTCAAATAAAACGGAAGACAAGTGTTATGAATAGTCTCTTTCTTTCCCTGTTTATTCTTCTACTCATAAATCCCTATTATCTTTTCCAGATCGGGTTTCAACTGAGCTATCTGGCGGTTTTTAGCATTATTGTATTTCAACCGCTAATTTATGGGCTTTTCAAACCTAATTTAAAAGTCATTAACTATTTATGGCAGCTTAGTTCCGTAAGTATCGCGGCACAAATTGGCGTAATTCCGCTTAGCTTATATTACTTTCATCAGTTCCCGGGGCTTTTTCTTATTAGCAATCTCGTTATTCTGCCATTTCTAGGAATTATTTTAGCTATCGGAATTATTGTGATCATACTTGCTTCAGTTAATTTGCTCCCCGCTTTTCTCACCAAATCCTTCGATTTTATCTTAAGCTTACAAAATCAATTTATAGAGCATATTGCAGGGATAGAATCCATGATTTTCAGCAATACTGACATAAGCTTAGCTCAAACATTATCAATCTACTTAATCTTATTAGGATTATTATTTATCATTAGAAAAGTCACTTACACACGCGTATGCTTTGTTCTTGTAGGTATCTTTGTTTTTCAGGCATCTACTTTTTATTACCAGAGAACTATACCTGTAAATGAAGCGATCATTTTTCATAGATCAACGAAATCTGTTATTGGTACTAAAAGGAATGAAAACCTCAATATTTATTCTAATGAAGATTCCAAGAATACCTTTTTGAAAGAATACATCAGGGAAAGAAATATTCAAAATACTAAGTTTAAAGAAGTGCCTGAAATAATTGATCTTTCTAATAAACTCACATTAATTGTTGATACCATCAGGAATTATAATTTAAAGAATTTTCATCCAGAAATTCTTATCCTGAGAAATTCACCAAAAGTAAACCTGGAAAGACTCATAAATAAGTTTTCACCAGAGCAAGTTGTAGCAGATGGAAGCAATTATTACTATTTAGTAAAGCTTTGGAGAGAAACCGCCAAATATAAAAAAATCCCTTTCCACTATACCGGTGAAAAGGGAGCTTATTTTATAACTAAGGATTAA
- a CDS encoding thioredoxin family protein, giving the protein MKKLFLFTFLLVAVGSLQAQEIKWMSMNEALEAQKKNPKKIFVDAYTTWCGPCKMLDKNTFSNKDLAAYVNKHYYAVKFNAEGEEVVNFNDKVFKNPNYDPKRKGRNAVHQFALAMGVNAYPTMVFFDENAKFLTPVKGYLTPQKLEIFLKIFATDDYKKVKTDEEWKKYQEEFKGTFSS; this is encoded by the coding sequence ATGAAGAAATTATTTTTATTCACTTTCCTATTAGTTGCTGTTGGCTCATTGCAAGCTCAGGAAATTAAGTGGATGAGTATGAATGAAGCTTTAGAGGCCCAAAAGAAAAATCCTAAGAAAATATTCGTTGATGCGTACACCACTTGGTGCGGTCCCTGTAAAATGCTTGATAAGAATACCTTTTCCAATAAAGATCTAGCGGCATATGTTAATAAGCATTATTACGCTGTAAAGTTTAATGCCGAAGGGGAAGAGGTGGTAAATTTTAATGATAAGGTATTTAAAAACCCCAATTACGATCCTAAAAGAAAAGGCAGGAATGCTGTGCATCAATTTGCACTGGCAATGGGAGTAAATGCATATCCCACGATGGTGTTTTTTGATGAAAATGCTAAATTTCTAACGCCCGTAAAAGGCTATTTAACCCCGCAGAAACTTGAGATCTTTTTGAAAATATTTGCCACAGATGATTATAAAAAAGTAAAAACTGATGAAGAGTGGAAGAAATATCAGGAAGAATTTAAAGGCACCTTTTCCAGTTAG
- a CDS encoding peptide MFS transporter: MNAQASSEVQNDFFKSKVLGHPAGLFVLFFTEMWERFSFYGMRVLLVNFLTMAIVGVDNPGWGWTAENAGALFGTYAGLLYLTPILGGLIADKFTGYRWAVIIGAAIMTLGHASMALETETSLYLGLGLLVIGTGFFKPNITSIISEMYEGKTDKKDGAYTIFYMGVNAGAFFGMMLCGYLAEKIGWSWGFGLAGIFMLLGTLQFWLAKPLFGKIGGVPDKELEEKHLKEEENSGVSHKPNPFTLLDKILVVASAGIGLTYLINDPASRIADLNLLPVVMPFDFGGEPLSGPIGMALIGLVLFLILVISRISRYTKVVRDRLIAVIIFAIFTVFFFMAFEQGASSLIIFARDNVDRVLIGNSANIFNIFNALLTVVPLAIITWVLYLLWKQTFARIPGSNIILGICFAGIWGLVIWMLVREFSADTTEITVSWFSILNSFFIIVFASFFSKWWESKYNPSAAFKYCFGLILLGLGFGLLAWGSSGMVDGAKVSMIWLILAYLLHTLGELCLSPLGLSYVSKLVPARMIAFMFGMWYLAIAIGNKLAGSLGGMIESVTQQYDLSTFFLIFTIVPIAGGILVALLNPILKKLMHGIR, encoded by the coding sequence ATGAATGCTCAAGCATCCTCTGAAGTCCAGAACGATTTTTTTAAAAGTAAAGTTCTAGGGCATCCTGCAGGTTTATTTGTTCTTTTCTTTACTGAAATGTGGGAGCGATTCTCGTTCTATGGAATGAGGGTACTACTGGTCAACTTTCTCACAATGGCAATTGTAGGAGTTGATAATCCCGGCTGGGGATGGACGGCAGAGAATGCGGGTGCGCTTTTCGGTACCTACGCCGGGCTACTTTATTTAACACCTATTTTAGGTGGACTTATAGCCGATAAATTTACCGGGTATCGTTGGGCAGTGATCATTGGGGCGGCAATTATGACGCTTGGACATGCTTCTATGGCCTTGGAAACTGAAACTTCTTTATATCTTGGCCTTGGCCTTTTGGTGATTGGAACCGGCTTCTTTAAACCTAATATTACATCCATAATTTCTGAAATGTATGAAGGTAAAACCGATAAAAAAGATGGTGCTTATACCATTTTTTATATGGGAGTAAATGCCGGTGCATTCTTTGGAATGATGCTTTGTGGATACCTTGCTGAAAAGATTGGATGGAGCTGGGGTTTTGGTCTCGCCGGAATATTTATGCTTTTAGGAACCCTTCAATTCTGGCTGGCAAAGCCTTTATTTGGTAAAATAGGTGGGGTGCCTGATAAAGAATTAGAAGAAAAACATTTAAAAGAAGAAGAAAATTCAGGAGTTTCACACAAACCAAATCCTTTTACTCTTTTAGATAAGATTCTGGTAGTAGCTTCTGCCGGAATAGGACTTACATACTTAATAAATGACCCTGCATCAAGAATTGCCGATTTAAATCTTTTACCAGTAGTTATGCCTTTTGATTTTGGTGGAGAACCTTTATCCGGACCCATAGGAATGGCTTTAATTGGTCTTGTTCTTTTTCTTATTCTGGTTATTTCAAGAATTTCAAGGTATACCAAGGTCGTAAGAGACAGGCTTATCGCAGTCATCATATTTGCAATATTTACTGTGTTCTTTTTTATGGCATTTGAGCAGGGAGCATCTTCCTTGATCATTTTCGCACGTGATAATGTAGACAGAGTACTCATAGGAAACTCGGCAAATATTTTTAATATTTTCAATGCATTACTAACAGTAGTGCCATTGGCAATTATAACGTGGGTGCTATACCTTCTATGGAAGCAAACTTTTGCGAGAATTCCAGGTTCTAATATAATTCTGGGTATTTGTTTCGCAGGAATTTGGGGCCTGGTTATCTGGATGCTTGTTAGAGAATTTTCAGCAGATACTACCGAGATCACGGTATCCTGGTTTAGTATTCTCAATTCATTCTTTATTATTGTTTTCGCCTCCTTCTTTTCTAAATGGTGGGAGAGTAAATATAATCCATCTGCCGCATTTAAATATTGCTTTGGTCTTATCCTATTAGGTTTAGGCTTTGGATTACTTGCATGGGGCTCAAGCGGAATGGTAGACGGAGCAAAGGTTAGCATGATTTGGTTGATTTTAGCCTATCTCCTGCATACCTTAGGTGAACTTTGTTTGTCACCATTAGGACTTTCATATGTTAGTAAACTTGTTCCGGCCAGAATGATTGCCTTTATGTTTGGAATGTGGTATTTGGCAATAGCAATTGGAAATAAACTTGCAGGTTCTCTAGGTGGAATGATCGAGTCTGTGACACAGCAATACGATCTCTCCACTTTTTTCCTGATATTTACCATAGTTCCTATAGCTGGAGGAATACTAGTGGCCTTGTTAAACCCAATATTAAAAAAATTAATGCACGGAATTAGATAA